The region GAGCGGCAGGTCCCACTGGCTGTCCGGCAGGTAGGTGCCGAGCGGGCCGCCCACCTGGGCTGCGCGCGCCGGGCGGCCGCTCGCGGTGCCACCGCCGAACTCGAACAGCAGCTCGCGCAGCGTGACGCCGAACGCCAGCTCGACGAGCCCGCCGCGCCGCACGTTGCCGGCCAGCTGGAACGGCAGTGTGCCGCGCGAGCGGCCCATCCCGTAGTCGCGATAGAACGCGGCGCCGCGCGCGAAGATGATCGGCGCGGTGGCGAGCGTGATCACGTTGTTGATCACGGTGGGCTGGCCGAACAGGCCGGCGAGCGCGGGCAGCGGCGGCTTCGCGCGGACCACGCCGCGCCGGCCCTCGAGTGATTCGAGGAGCGCGGTTTCCTCGCCGCAGACATAGGCGCCCGCGCCCTTCGCGACGTGCAGCTCGAACGCGTGCGCGGAGCCGAGCACCCGCGGGCCGAGCCAGCCGGCGGCGCGCGCGTGTTCCAGCGCGGCGTCGAGCGCGGCGATCGCATGCGGATATTCGCTGCGCACGTAGATGTAGCCGACCGTCGCGCCTGTGGCGATGCCGGCGATCAGCATTCCCTCGATCAGGCAGTACGGGTCGCTTTCCATGATGAGGCGATCGGAGAAGGTGCCGGAATCGCCCTCGTCGGCGTTGCAGACGATGTATTTCTGCGCGCCGGCGGCCTGGCGCACCGTGCGCCACTTGATGCCGGCCGGAAACGCGGCGCCGCCCCGGCCGCGCAGGCCGGATTCGATCAGCAGCTCGCAGGCGGCGTCGCCGTCGAGCGCGAGCGCCTGCCGCAGGCCGGCGAGGCCGCCGTGCGCGAGGTAGTCGTCGATCGACAGCGGATCGGTCAGGCCGATGCGCGCGAAGGTCAGGCGTTGCTGACGCTTCAGGTAAGGCAGTTCGTCGACGATGCCGACGGCGCTCGGATGCGCGCCGCCGTCGAGCCAGCCAGCATCGAACAGGCCGGCCACGTCGTCGGCGCCGAGGTTGGCGTAGCCGGCGCGGCCCGCGGGCGTGACCACTTCGACGAGCGGTTCGAGCCACAGCAGCCCGCGCGAGCCGTTGCGCACCAGCTCGATCGCGTGGCCGCGCCGCCCGGCCTCGGCCACGATCGCGGCAGCGAGCGCGTCGGCGCCGAGTGCGAGCGCGGCGGAATCGCGCGGGACGTAGAGGCGCGTCGTCATGAGGTGGCCTCCGTCGCCCCGGCCGCCGCGGCGGTTGCATAGAGCGTGTCGAAGCGTGACGGCGACACGCGCGCATGCAGCGCGCCGTTGACGGTCAGGGACGGCGACTGCGCGCACAGCCCGAGGCAGTACACGGATTCGAGCGCGACCTCGCCGGCGGGCGCGGCCTCGTCATGACGGGCGTCGATGCGGCAGCCGGTGCGCGCTTGCGCGTGCGCGACGAGTGCTTCGCCGCCCATGCTGCGGCACGCCTCGGCCCGGCAGATCTGGATCGTCACGCGCGCGGGCGGCGCGCTGCGGAAGTGATGGTAGTAGGTCAGGACACCGTGAACCTCGGCGCGCGACAGGTTCAAGGCGCGCGCGAGCGGGGCGATGCAGGCGGGCGGCACGAAGCCGGCGTCGTCCTGGATCGCGTGCAGGATCGCGACCAGTGATGCGCCGGGCCGGACGTGTTTGTGCACGAGCGCCTCGGGGGCGACGGGGGATGGGGACATCCGGTATGCTCCTCCAAAGTCATATATGCGCACGCTGTGCATATGGTGCGCAAATCAACTCTGTTTTGATTGATTGCCGTTGACGATAAGCTGATCGCGGCGGCGTCGCAATAGGAAATGAGCGTGCATAAATGATTGAGATCGAATGCGACGCGCACTTGTACGTGCGCGACAGCGCGGGTCGGGTCGCGAGCCTGACCGACCTCGCGCCGCTGTTGGAATCGATCGCGGCGACGGGCAGCATCGCGCGCGCCGCGCATAGCCGGGGGATGTCCTACCGGCACGCGTGGGGTCAGGTGCGCGCGTTCGAGGCGTGCGTCGGCGGGGCGCTGATCGAAACCGTGCGGGGCAAGGGGACTTCGCTGTCGGCGCTGGGGCGCGCGGTGGCCGATGCGCAGCAGCTCGCGGGCGAGCGGCTCGACGGCAGCCTGCGCGCCTGCGCTGCGGAGATCGCGGGCAATCTCGATCGGTGGCTGACGCGGCGCGCGGCGGGCTTGCGGATTCACGCATCGCACGGCTACGCCGTCGCGGCGCTCGCCGAGGCCTGGGAGCGCGGCGGCGCGCCGCTCGATCTCAAGTACCGGGAAAGCGTGGAGGCCGTGAAGGCGCTGGCGGCCGGCGAGTGCGACCTGGCGGGCTTTCATCTGCCGCGCGGGCCGCATCGCGCGGCGTGCGCGCGGATCTACCGGCCCTGGCTCGATGAAGCGCGGCACGCGTTGATCCACCTCACGCGGCGGCGGCAAGGGCTGTTCGTGCCGCACGGCAATCCACGCGGAATCGCGGGGCTCGCGGACCTCGCGCGCGGCGACATCCGTTTCGTCAATCGCCAGCCGGGCTCGGGCACGCGGATGCTGTTCGAGCTGGCGGCGCAGGCGGCCGGCGTCGATCCCGCGCGGCTCGGCGGAGCGGCCTCGACCGAGCTGACGCATTCCGCGATCGCCGCCTTCGTCGCGAGCGGGATGGCCGACGTCGGGTTCGGCGTCGAGCCCGCCGCGCGCCACTTCGGGCTCGATTTCATCCCCGTGGCCGACGAGGACTATTACTTCGCCTGCGAGCGCGCGCGCTTGACCGACGCGCCGCTCGCGGGCGTACTCGCGCTGCTGCGCGAGGCGGACTACCGCGCCGGCGTCGCGCGACTCGACGGCTATGATCCGGCCGCCTCGGGCTCGCTCGTGAGCGTGTCCGACGGGCTCGCGGGAACGGCGGCGAAACGTCATGCCCGGTAATGGGGGGGAGGGCTGTTTCGCTGCACGGCGGCCGCGTTTGCGCTACGCTTTCCGTTCATCTACGTTTCATCCGCTACGCCGTCGCGGCGTTTTTCCTTTATGAAGCCATTCCTGTCCCTTACCGTCGCTGCCCTCAGCGCGGGCGTGCTTGCCGCCACCGCCTCGCTCGCGTTCGCGCAGAATTCTCCCGGCGTGCCGGGCGGCATCCTGAACGAGCAATTCCGTCTGAACGAACATCCGCAGATGCAGTTCGCCGCGTCGTCGCCGTCGCAGAAGTACCAGGGCAGCAAGAAGTCGGCCCTGCGCAGGAAGGGCGACATGGGCGACCCGAACGGCTGCAACCTCAAGTGTCCGATGGACGGCCAGTAAATCCACCGTTCGCCGCTGCCGGTTGTCCCGGCATGTCGGCTCTCGCCCGCGCGTCCAAGTGACGCACCCCGGCCCCGCGCGCCTTGGCGCGCGGTCGGACTACCAAGGCTGGTAGTTGTCGGCGCGCGCGGGTCCGCGTGAAATCTCCCTGTGTCTCGCCGAGCCGGCTTTGCCGGCCGATGGTCGCCGTCCTGGCGCGCGGGGCGCGCATTTCGCGCTGAATGAGAGTCGAACGATGGATCAAGCTTTGCAGCACGCGTCGCAATGGTGGGGCGCTGGCGACACCGAACCGGGTGCCCGACCGGGCCCCTCCGCCGATGAAACCGCGTGGCACGCGGTGGCGTCGGGCGGCCTGCGGCCTGCCGCCGAGGCGTGCCGCGCGCTCGGCGCGTATGACCGAGCGGCGCTTGCCGCGCTCAACCGGCACCGTGAGCTGAGCGTGCAGGCGGTGCGCGAGGGCGCGTCGCTCACGCTCTACGTGAATGCGCTCGGGCGCTTGCATGTCCGTCCATCGGACGCGCCGAAGATCGCCTATACGCCGGACGATACCTGGCTCGAGCTGGGGCATGTGGCGGCGGGCGCGGAGGTGCTGGCCGAGGTCGACGCGCGTTTTGCCGACTGGCAGCTGCGCGACCGGCAGTGCGCGGCGCGGGTGCGCACAACGCTCGACCGGGCGCACGCGAGCGGCGAACTGGCGCGGGTGCTGCAGGAGGCGCGCGCGTGCGTCGCGCAGATCGAACCCGTGTGTTTCTACATCGATGACCGGCTGTATACGCTTGCCGCCCGCTACGAACAGGTCGTGGGCGGGACGCGCGGCGCGCTGCTGCTGGCGTCGCTGCGCGAGCGCGGATACCCGGCCTGGAACGAGGACGAGCGCTTGATCGTCGCGGCGCTGTATGCGTTGAAGACCGCCGGACGGATCACGGCGTTCGCGGAATTCAACGGCGCGGTACTGAGCGCCGGCGCCTTGCTCGCTTGTCTGCGCGCGCTCGCCGTCGAGTGCGGCGCGGGGGAGTGCGACGATCTGTTCGACTGGGCGCGCAAGATCCACGATGGCCTGCTGCGGTCGGCCGGGGAATTGTGGCTGCGTTATCGCTGGCGCGGCGGTTTCGAATTCAGTTGCGCGGCGTCGCGGTCCGGATCAGGCGTCATGACGCTGCCCGACGATGCGCCGCTGTCTCGGCGCGCGCGCTGGTGGCGGGCCGCACGACATATCGGCGCGCGGCTTGGTTTCGCGCCTGCGCGCGTGTCGCGCGCAGGCGCGGCATCGCGCGGCTAAGCGGGGACAAGTCGGCGGGGACAAGTCACCACGGCCAAGTCACCACGGCCAAGTCACCACGGCCAAGTCACCACGGCCAAGTCACCACGGCCAAGTCACCACGGCCAAGTCACCACGGCCAAGTCACCACGGCCAAATCACCACGGCCAAATCACCGCGGCCAAATCACCGCGGCCAAATCACCGCGGCCAAATCACCGCGGCCGACCGGACGCGGCCGGACGCCATCAGTCGCGGGACCAGCCGGCGAGCAAAGCGGGCAGCGCGTCCATGTCGGCAAACACCGCCGCGACGCCCGCGCCGCGCAGCGCGGCCTCGGCATCCGCACCGGCCGGCGCGGGGCAATAGCCGAATACCGTCGCACCCGCGGCCACGCCGGCCGTCGCGCCCGTCACGGTATCCTCGACGACCGCGCAGCGCGCCGGGTCGACGGCGAGCGCGCGCGCAGCCGTCAGATAGACATCCGGATGCGGCTTGCTGCGCGGCAGATCGTGGCCGCTGAAGACGTGTTCGCCGAAGTAGTCGCTGATGCCCACCTTGGCCAACTGCATCCTGACCTTGCGCAGATCCGCGCCGGAGGCGACCGCGACGCGGCCGGCGACGGCCTGGTGTACGGCGTGCAGCGCGGCCGGCGCGCCGTCGATGGCGACCAGTTCGGCCTCGAGCGCGGCATCGCGGCGCGCGCGGAATTGCGCGAGC is a window of Burkholderia sp. FERM BP-3421 DNA encoding:
- a CDS encoding formate dehydrogenase beta subunit encodes the protein MTTRLYVPRDSAALALGADALAAAIVAEAGRRGHAIELVRNGSRGLLWLEPLVEVVTPAGRAGYANLGADDVAGLFDAGWLDGGAHPSAVGIVDELPYLKRQQRLTFARIGLTDPLSIDDYLAHGGLAGLRQALALDGDAACELLIESGLRGRGGAAFPAGIKWRTVRQAAGAQKYIVCNADEGDSGTFSDRLIMESDPYCLIEGMLIAGIATGATVGYIYVRSEYPHAIAALDAALEHARAAGWLGPRVLGSAHAFELHVAKGAGAYVCGEETALLESLEGRRGVVRAKPPLPALAGLFGQPTVINNVITLATAPIIFARGAAFYRDYGMGRSRGTLPFQLAGNVRRGGLVELAFGVTLRELLFEFGGGTASGRPARAAQVGGPLGTYLPDSQWDLPLDYEAYAAVGAVVGHGGIVLHDDTSNLAELAEYAMQFCALESCGKCTPCRIGSTRGVETIAKIRAGDTSVRQVQLLRDLCDTMTAGSLCAMGGMTPYPVLSALDHFPEDFGLAGTGPAVGGPAASTTQAAA
- a CDS encoding substrate-binding domain-containing protein: MIEIECDAHLYVRDSAGRVASLTDLAPLLESIAATGSIARAAHSRGMSYRHAWGQVRAFEACVGGALIETVRGKGTSLSALGRAVADAQQLAGERLDGSLRACAAEIAGNLDRWLTRRAAGLRIHASHGYAVAALAEAWERGGAPLDLKYRESVEAVKALAAGECDLAGFHLPRGPHRAACARIYRPWLDEARHALIHLTRRRQGLFVPHGNPRGIAGLADLARGDIRFVNRQPGSGTRMLFELAAQAAGVDPARLGGAASTELTHSAIAAFVASGMADVGFGVEPAARHFGLDFIPVADEDYYFACERARLTDAPLAGVLALLREADYRAGVARLDGYDPAASGSLVSVSDGLAGTAAKRHAR
- a CDS encoding HAD family hydrolase, producing the protein MTSFPFDAVLFDCDGVLVDSEPITNRVLAEMLGELGWAISVTETMRIFVGKAVRDEAARIEQHTGVAITADWLAQFRARRDAALEAELVAIDGAPAALHAVHQAVAGRVAVASGADLRKVRMQLAKVGISDYFGEHVFSGHDLPRSKPHPDVYLTAARALAVDPARCAVVEDTVTGATAGVAAGATVFGYCPAPAGADAEAALRGAGVAAVFADMDALPALLAGWSRD
- a CDS encoding NAD(P)H-dependent oxidoreductase subunit E, translated to MSPSPVAPEALVHKHVRPGASLVAILHAIQDDAGFVPPACIAPLARALNLSRAEVHGVLTYYHHFRSAPPARVTIQICRAEACRSMGGEALVAHAQARTGCRIDARHDEAAPAGEVALESVYCLGLCAQSPSLTVNGALHARVSPSRFDTLYATAAAAGATEATS